A single Staphylococcus muscae DNA region contains:
- the ribD gene encoding bifunctional diaminohydroxyphosphoribosylaminopyrimidine deaminase/5-amino-6-(5-phosphoribosylamino)uracil reductase RibD: protein MKYYLEHAIRLAEMVEGQTGVNPPVGAVIVKEGRIIGMGAHLKKGDKHAEIQAIDMAGAQNVAGATIYVSLEPCSHYGATPPCAAKIIETGIQKVVYAARDITLPATGHEMMAEKGIDVQYTPHPRADKLYASFFASKTTEVPIVTVKVSASLDGKQATDHQQSKWITSKAVKDDVFQLRHMHDAIITGNGTLEADDPSLTVRLPEGRHPARIVMTNSGHIDWQAAMFHDQLAPVYIYTDNESFVSPLDHVHVVYLPSTDVKTILHDLYKKGFGRILVEAGPKLTSQFLTSEFISTFILYLAPKIIGGQGKYQYFQTDGVTPLDQLANFEIVHSEMIDTDIKLQMKRM, encoded by the coding sequence ATGAAATATTATTTAGAACATGCGATTCGTTTAGCTGAAATGGTAGAAGGCCAAACGGGTGTTAATCCACCTGTTGGCGCAGTGATTGTTAAAGAGGGCCGAATTATAGGGATGGGTGCGCATCTTAAAAAAGGTGACAAACATGCCGAGATTCAAGCCATTGATATGGCAGGTGCTCAAAATGTAGCAGGAGCAACAATATACGTCTCTTTAGAACCTTGTTCACATTACGGTGCGACACCGCCATGTGCAGCAAAAATCATTGAAACGGGTATTCAAAAGGTTGTTTATGCTGCAAGAGATATCACACTTCCAGCAACTGGACACGAGATGATGGCAGAGAAAGGCATTGACGTTCAATATACACCACATCCGCGCGCAGATAAGTTGTATGCATCATTTTTTGCATCTAAAACTACTGAAGTGCCAATCGTGACTGTAAAGGTAAGTGCGAGTTTAGATGGTAAGCAGGCAACCGATCATCAACAAAGTAAATGGATTACGTCAAAAGCTGTCAAAGATGATGTGTTCCAATTGAGACATATGCACGATGCTATTATTACAGGTAATGGTACATTAGAAGCGGATGATCCAAGTCTGACTGTACGATTGCCTGAAGGACGCCATCCTGCACGTATCGTCATGACAAATTCAGGGCACATCGATTGGCAGGCAGCAATGTTTCATGATCAACTTGCGCCGGTCTACATATATACTGACAATGAGTCATTCGTGTCGCCATTAGACCATGTACACGTCGTATATCTACCATCAACAGATGTAAAAACTATTTTACACGATTTATATAAAAAAGGTTTTGGCCGTATCCTTGTAGAAGCTGGACCAAAACTAACTTCACAATTTTTAACTTCAGAATTTATTTCAACCTTCATCCTTTATTTAGCCCCGAAAATAATAGGTGGTCAAGGGAAATATCAATATTTTCAAACAGATGGTGTAACGCCACTTGACCAACTTGCGAATTTTGAAATTGTCCACTCTGAAATGATAGATACTGACATCAAATTGCAAATGAAAAGGATGTGA
- a CDS encoding FAD/NAD(P)-binding protein, with the protein MKVAIVGMGTAGVSILRQLVKHEMFEHLEVDIYDNRKNMGQGEPFQNDSEDLLINVPVDMLSLNLDNMKEFREWYASQDDFDYGDAEYLPRYVFGHYMKSYLDQYVKRYDNIHVIPHEVTQIGVVEEEKEISVKKIIVQTDEHEGRSTIYDYVFLSTGTFSYNDPYHLKGSPKYIYEPYPAYRTLDEVSSHDKVAVIGTGLASLDVIRYVLNHHDQTLVLASRGGQLPSVRGEMVTVTLQYMTKEIFDDIKQNHMGNIPLDILKELFRKECDALNIPFKSLIHRRTGNVVKDLQYDLAHPESLGLLQSFLMELKDNMNWIWNSLTNDDQQLFLERYYQYFKENMNPMPRDTAQFIIDEIESNKLRVYAGLEKATRVNGQYQLQFETEHQAMIVDVIINATGPKKKLSQLDASDGLLLNMANKQIVQAHPIGGIQIVSESNEVISPRYGTLSNLRAFGQMTNGVNFERNGVTMIVQQAVKSVTQLYAQLEEEYDAD; encoded by the coding sequence ATGAAAGTAGCAATAGTTGGAATGGGAACTGCTGGTGTCAGCATATTAAGACAGCTTGTAAAGCACGAGATGTTTGAGCATTTAGAAGTAGACATCTATGACAATAGAAAGAACATGGGACAAGGAGAACCTTTTCAAAATGACAGTGAAGATTTATTAATCAATGTCCCAGTCGATATGTTGTCTCTAAACCTTGATAATATGAAAGAATTTCGGGAGTGGTATGCGTCACAAGACGATTTTGATTATGGAGATGCTGAATATTTGCCGCGTTATGTATTTGGACATTATATGAAAAGTTATCTTGATCAATATGTGAAGCGTTATGACAATATTCATGTCATTCCACATGAAGTGACACAGATCGGTGTAGTTGAAGAAGAGAAAGAAATTTCAGTGAAAAAAATAATTGTACAGACTGATGAACATGAAGGACGTAGTACTATTTATGATTATGTTTTTCTATCAACTGGAACATTCTCATATAATGATCCCTATCACTTGAAGGGAAGTCCGAAATATATCTATGAACCATATCCAGCATACCGCACATTAGATGAAGTCAGTTCGCATGATAAAGTGGCTGTGATTGGAACTGGATTGGCAAGTTTGGATGTAATTCGTTATGTATTAAACCATCACGACCAAACGCTTGTTTTGGCAAGTCGAGGTGGGCAATTGCCAAGTGTACGTGGTGAGATGGTGACTGTAACTCTGCAATATATGACGAAAGAGATATTCGATGACATAAAACAAAATCACATGGGGAATATTCCTTTAGATATATTGAAAGAATTGTTCAGAAAGGAATGCGATGCTTTAAATATACCGTTTAAATCTTTGATCCATCGGAGAACAGGAAATGTTGTAAAAGATTTGCAATATGATTTGGCACATCCAGAATCTTTGGGGTTATTACAAAGCTTTCTAATGGAGCTTAAAGACAACATGAACTGGATTTGGAATAGTTTAACGAATGATGACCAGCAATTATTTCTCGAACGTTATTACCAATATTTTAAAGAGAATATGAATCCGATGCCAAGAGATACTGCACAATTTATTATTGATGAGATTGAAAGTAATAAATTAAGAGTTTACGCAGGACTCGAGAAAGCAACACGTGTGAATGGTCAGTACCAATTGCAGTTTGAAACAGAACACCAAGCTATGATAGTGGATGTGATCATAAATGCAACTGGACCTAAGAAAAAGTTGAGCCAGTTAGATGCGTCAGATGGTTTATTATTAAATATGGCGAATAAACAAATTGTTCAAGCACATCCGATTGGTGGCATTCAAATCGTATCAGAAAGTAACGAAGTCATCAGTCCACGTTATGGAACATTGTCGAATTTACGTGCATTTGGCCAAATGACAAATGGCGTTAATTTTGAACGCAATGGTGTCACAATGATTGTACAGCAAGCTGTTAAAAGTGTGACACAGCTCTATGCGCAACTAGAAGAAGAATATGATGCAGATTAG
- a CDS encoding N-acetylglucosaminidase yields MKQHNKSSIIAIVVFFVITVLAAYTFFNMIKDQIFFEPVEQVESVETLDVTLEAAAKKQINNYTSQQVSNKDNTNWRDASDAEIKEAMDSSVFMDDKRQKYQFLDLSKYQGIDKNRIKRMLYEHPTLLNHTDDFIKAAKKQHVNEIYLISHALLETGSVVSELSNGVEIDGKKYYNFYGVGALDEDPIKTGAEYAKKQGWDTPEKAIDGGAKFIHDHYLSHEDQNTLYSMRWNPKDPGEHQYATDINWAKSNATIIADFYNDLKTEGKYFNWYVYKDDSKHKDGHNY; encoded by the coding sequence ATGAAACAACATAACAAAAGTTCAATCATAGCGATTGTAGTTTTCTTTGTTATCACTGTTTTAGCAGCCTATACTTTTTTCAACATGATAAAAGATCAAATATTCTTTGAACCAGTTGAACAAGTCGAATCAGTGGAAACATTAGATGTTACATTGGAAGCAGCCGCAAAAAAACAGATTAACAATTATACAAGTCAACAAGTTTCAAATAAAGATAATACGAACTGGCGTGATGCGTCCGATGCAGAAATTAAAGAAGCAATGGATAGTTCTGTATTTATGGATGATAAACGTCAAAAATATCAATTTTTAGATTTATCTAAGTATCAAGGCATTGATAAAAATAGAATCAAGCGTATGTTATATGAACATCCGACTCTTTTAAACCATACAGATGACTTTATCAAAGCTGCCAAAAAACAGCATGTGAATGAGATTTACTTGATTTCACATGCATTATTAGAAACAGGATCAGTTGTATCAGAGTTATCGAATGGTGTAGAAATCGATGGTAAGAAGTATTATAACTTCTACGGTGTCGGTGCATTGGACGAAGACCCAATTAAAACAGGTGCTGAATATGCGAAGAAACAAGGATGGGATACACCTGAAAAAGCAATCGATGGTGGAGCGAAATTTATCCACGATCATTACTTATCACACGAAGATCAAAATACTTTGTATAGTATGAGATGGAATCCTAAAGATCCCGGTGAACATCAATATGCGACAGATATTAACTGGGCAAAGAGTAATGCGACCATTATTGCTGACTTCTATAATGATTTGAAGACAGAAGGTAAGTATTTCAATTGGTATGTCTACAAAGATGATTCAAAACATAAAGACGGTCATAATTATTAA
- a CDS encoding sigma-70 family RNA polymerase sigma factor: protein MNFDDIFQRYHKYIHYLLHSYHIRYHYDDYFQLLLIRLWELHLSFDTTRESSLHAFITYRLKYYLIDLLRKQDRLPKLENIDTATEPASYESDLLFSIKQWSLQLPYVHRHWLYLYLQGYTQLEIASILNRSPTSIKNYKKATLKALRHSYFNEY, encoded by the coding sequence TTGAACTTTGATGATATTTTTCAACGCTATCACAAATATATTCATTATTTGTTGCATTCCTATCATATACGCTATCATTACGACGACTATTTCCAACTTTTGTTAATACGGCTTTGGGAACTCCATTTATCTTTTGATACAACACGTGAATCGAGCCTTCATGCTTTTATTACCTATCGACTCAAATACTATCTTATTGATCTTTTGCGTAAACAAGATCGCCTTCCCAAATTAGAAAATATCGACACTGCAACTGAACCCGCATCGTACGAGAGTGATCTGCTCTTTTCAATTAAGCAATGGTCATTACAACTTCCATATGTGCATCGTCACTGGCTTTATCTCTATCTTCAAGGCTATACACAGTTAGAAATAGCATCCATTCTAAACCGCTCTCCCACATCTATCAAAAATTATAAAAAAGCGACCCTCAAAGCATTGCGCCATTCATATTTCAACGAATACTAG
- a CDS encoding competence protein ComK — protein sequence MQTYSNIAFESLLFIKTSHQIDQRLELYFLTHKTHTTLTLSKLMKHILKSHHKHSYTQKELTHQHLGIHHLTPIYISPQLILCPLQSHRAPIQYIINMSHVIGMSSQKSDTIIVFKQNHRITVPYPLTVCLKQWKAAQILSQVPDI from the coding sequence GTGCAAACATATTCAAATATTGCCTTTGAATCATTATTATTTATCAAGACATCTCATCAAATAGATCAACGTCTTGAGTTATACTTTTTGACGCATAAAACACACACAACATTAACATTATCTAAATTAATGAAGCATATTTTAAAGTCGCATCATAAACATAGTTACACACAAAAAGAACTGACACATCAACATCTCGGTATTCATCATCTCACACCGATATACATCTCACCACAGCTCATATTATGCCCTCTGCAATCACATCGTGCACCTATCCAATATATTATCAATATGTCTCACGTGATTGGTATGTCTTCTCAAAAGTCTGATACGATCATCGTATTCAAACAAAACCATCGAATTACAGTACCTTATCCATTAACTGTATGTTTAAAACAATGGAAAGCTGCACAAATTCTCTCACAAGTACCCGATATTTAG